Proteins encoded together in one Wolbachia endosymbiont of Menacanthus eurysternus window:
- the ssb gene encoding single-stranded DNA-binding protein — protein sequence MSNGTINKVILIGNLGRNPEVRTMQNGKEMASFSVATTESWTDKSFGVRSEKTEWHNVVVFSEGLVKIVRDFARKGSKVYIEGSLRTRRYTDKNGIEKYITEILLQNFNGVLVFLDLRNNVSSFDYNRSSECNQSEEVEKKSQYENFDGLIKEEPIDEIPF from the coding sequence ATGTCTAATGGTACTATAAATAAGGTTATATTAATTGGTAACTTAGGTAGGAATCCTGAAGTTAGGACTATGCAGAACGGAAAAGAAATGGCAAGTTTCTCAGTAGCTACAACTGAAAGTTGGACTGATAAATCTTTTGGTGTGCGCTCTGAAAAGACGGAATGGCATAATGTTGTAGTATTTAGTGAAGGATTAGTGAAAATTGTTAGAGATTTTGCACGAAAAGGTAGCAAAGTTTATATTGAGGGTTCTTTAAGGACTAGGAGATATACTGATAAGAATGGTATTGAGAAGTATATAACAGAGATATTGTTGCAGAACTTTAACGGAGTTCTTGTTTTTTTAGATCTACGAAATAATGTTTCAAGTTTCGATTATAATAGATCATCTGAGTGCAATCAAAGTGAAGAAGTAGAAAAGAAAAGTCAATATGAGAATTTTGATGGTTTAATAAAAGAGGAACCGATTGATGAAATACCGTTTTAG
- the dapA gene encoding 4-hydroxy-tetrahydrodipicolinate synthase has protein sequence MCLLSPFLWTACVTPFNCKGKIDYCSLRRLLIMQARAGNGVVLLGSTGESLSLTDSERCMIVKFACDLKLNTKIMVCVPGVNLYQTFKLLNFCNDMPIHHYLITTPIYTKPGIIGQTLWFEKLLEKVHVPAMLYNVPSRAGVNLYPETVFNLYGHEKFWAIKDSSGTIASLIEYKEVAPNLKIFCGDDNIAFDMVVRGAVGLVSVASNILPSIARKYVKRCIFLSQRMMIKFEKKTIIQIMKDDDIKSLMGIWQRVCKLLLIASNPVPVKMFLHNIGIIEYNTVRLPLSMRDMLL, from the coding sequence GTGTGTTTATTATCTCCATTTTTATGGACTGCTTGTGTTACACCTTTTAATTGTAAAGGGAAGATAGATTACTGTAGTTTACGACGCTTGCTTATAATGCAAGCTAGGGCTGGAAATGGAGTAGTGTTGTTGGGTAGCACGGGTGAAAGTTTATCGCTTACTGACTCTGAGAGATGCATGATAGTTAAATTTGCATGCGATCTAAAATTGAATACAAAGATTATGGTTTGTGTGCCTGGGGTAAATTTATATCAGACTTTTAAGTTGCTAAATTTTTGTAATGATATGCCTATTCATCATTATCTTATAACTACTCCAATTTATACAAAACCTGGGATTATAGGGCAAACTTTATGGTTTGAGAAATTGCTTGAGAAAGTACATGTGCCAGCTATGCTTTATAATGTTCCATCAAGGGCAGGAGTAAATCTTTATCCTGAAACTGTTTTTAATTTATATGGTCATGAAAAGTTCTGGGCTATTAAAGATTCGAGTGGTACTATTGCTAGTTTGATTGAATATAAAGAGGTTGCACCAAATTTGAAGATTTTTTGTGGAGATGATAATATCGCGTTTGATATGGTTGTTCGTGGTGCAGTTGGTTTAGTTTCTGTTGCCTCTAATATTTTACCTAGTATAGCACGTAAATATGTTAAGCGGTGTATATTTTTATCTCAACGTATGATGATAAAATTTGAGAAAAAGACAATTATTCAGATCATGAAAGATGATGATATAAAAAGTTTAATGGGTATTTGGCAAAGGGTTTGTAAGTTGCTACTTATTGCAAGTAATCCAGTACCTGTAAAAATGTTTCTTCATAATATTGGAATTATAGAATATAATACTGTTCGTTTACCACTCAGTATGCGAGATATGCTTTTATAA
- a CDS encoding lipoprotein-releasing ABC transporter permease subunit, whose amino-acid sequence MSITFEVTMSIRYLRAKNASFCSIMTLFSIIGLALGVATLIVVMSVMNGFREKLLNSILGIDGHIIVSFNKDVSSDYYVILKSIEKIPGVLKTIPMTLDQVIVAANGKVTGSVVRGVSVTDLLNKSTIISNIIAGNVEKFNEGVIIGARLAETLNVNCGNKVAFISSKEFNVSSNDIPRIKEYKVVAVFDTGIFEYDNALIYMPIELAQAFFDYGGDNIKNIEVFVDNLIKADELASSIEKKVGMEVVSWQLQQSHYFSALKAEKNVMFLILTLIIVVAAFNIVSNLMIIAEEKKSTIAVMRTFGATTWSVIRIFCICGLIIGFIGTCLGCIIGVVFSLNVENIRIFLEGIVDIKLFNPIIYFFSSLPVVLIPQDVINISVLSLFLSFIATIVPALQAATRNPAEILRYE is encoded by the coding sequence ATGTCTATTACTTTTGAAGTTACTATGTCTATCCGTTATTTAAGAGCAAAGAATGCAAGTTTTTGTTCTATTATGACTTTGTTTTCTATTATTGGTCTTGCTCTTGGAGTTGCGACGTTAATAGTGGTGATGTCTGTAATGAATGGATTTAGAGAAAAATTACTTAATTCAATACTTGGCATTGATGGTCATATTATTGTTTCTTTTAATAAAGATGTAAGTTCAGATTATTATGTGATATTAAAATCTATTGAGAAGATTCCCGGTGTGTTAAAAACGATTCCTATGACTCTTGATCAAGTTATTGTTGCAGCAAATGGTAAAGTTACAGGTAGTGTAGTGCGTGGAGTATCAGTTACAGATTTACTTAATAAAAGTACTATTATAAGCAATATAATTGCTGGCAATGTTGAAAAATTTAATGAAGGAGTAATAATAGGAGCTCGGTTAGCAGAGACTTTGAATGTTAACTGCGGTAATAAAGTTGCATTTATATCTTCTAAAGAATTTAATGTATCATCTAATGATATACCTAGAATAAAAGAATACAAGGTCGTTGCAGTATTTGATACTGGCATATTTGAGTATGATAATGCTTTAATATACATGCCAATAGAATTAGCACAAGCTTTTTTTGACTATGGTGGTGATAATATAAAAAATATAGAAGTGTTTGTAGATAATCTTATTAAGGCTGACGAATTAGCAAGCTCTATAGAGAAAAAAGTTGGAATGGAAGTTGTAAGTTGGCAATTACAACAAAGTCATTATTTTAGTGCGTTAAAAGCTGAAAAAAATGTGATGTTTTTAATTCTTACTTTGATTATAGTTGTGGCAGCATTTAATATTGTATCAAACTTAATGATAATAGCGGAAGAAAAGAAATCAACGATTGCAGTTATGCGTACATTTGGTGCGACAACCTGGAGCGTTATACGCATATTTTGTATTTGTGGATTAATAATTGGTTTTATAGGGACTTGTCTTGGTTGTATTATAGGTGTTGTTTTTTCTCTTAATGTTGAAAACATTAGAATTTTTCTAGAAGGAATAGTTGATATTAAATTGTTTAATCCTATAATATATTTTTTTTCAAGCTTACCTGTGGTTTTAATTCCACAAGACGTGATAAATATTTCTGTGCTTTCATTATTTCTATCATTTATAGCGACAATTGTTCCTGCATTACAAGCAGCTACTCGAAACCCCGCAGAGATATTACGATATGAGTAA
- a CDS encoding PD-(D/E)XK nuclease family protein, with translation MDVIALINAFKRCTIREYIILPDLISLEDIDKEDSILNIDRVKVIKPMKRILLLIQFILEWNKENNDNFPIDLTCSLLSLLDEIRYTQVIDYYQVDKRLKKTESFINLLIKTWNVTLSNLGMVDIPEYKTNYINNMIASMRRDQNIIFVGIGKNSIHKLLIKAIYDLPLGKVILPNLNLEIREECWKFLNKKHYQYCLKDLLDYLGVDRRNVICLNTTNSNIDCIFDTTVDLSKINDGECIKNIEIIVCNSREEEAQMTSLIMEGEDYENISLYIFDKLLASRMRCSSLKNHSYVTLLLYSVEVLSSNWNSVALLSLLKHKLVTFGYIEKNYIQILSEFEIEILRNFSINGSSSIINIINVHKKLKYKEDILIIINKLKVIFDLLLNSVNCPISHVIATHLQCISLLSGIDFSELDNEIGIFIRALLSACEGIMIKCSLKLYVQILTFLLKREFFSTVDSLNRFNLYYNKVIILAGFYDIPSFQNPFLNTLTRERFGFPSIQEEQGYFLYNLHGLFGASKVYIISLLSNRKSILLRRLEIVLRKESKYSHNWLKMLNTPEVIAPCARPVPKPKSEVRKEIMQVMSCSAVEKLIRNPYSFYAEYILNIKKLRDLNFKPSMLEFGVIVHSTLEKYLHSRESPMRIAQEVFSSSQFTFSNMWLVRLQKIVQSFIKFNRTTRSNRFELEKVFFYPIFHLDTEVYTSHNNLSKYKITCTENIDLVAKGILLTSKCDRVEYLPNGKIAIIDYKLGSIPSDEEITSGFFSQLILEALTVEHTTKMEVSELIYWKLDFNEIKVFSLKNCRQKILEFKSGLPKFLFSYLKDSIPFIASPYFNRFLDFYVYKQLERTGEWL, from the coding sequence ATGGATGTGATAGCATTAATAAATGCGTTCAAGAGATGTACTATTAGAGAATATATAATTCTACCGGATCTAATTTCATTAGAGGATATTGATAAAGAAGACTCAATACTGAATATTGATAGGGTTAAAGTTATTAAACCTATGAAGAGAATACTATTATTGATCCAATTTATATTGGAATGGAATAAAGAAAATAATGATAATTTTCCAATTGATTTGACTTGTAGTTTATTATCATTGCTTGACGAAATTCGGTATACTCAAGTAATTGATTATTATCAAGTAGATAAACGTTTAAAGAAAACAGAAAGTTTTATTAATTTACTTATCAAGACTTGGAATGTAACTTTGAGTAATCTTGGAATGGTGGACATACCGGAGTATAAAACTAATTATATTAATAATATGATAGCTTCTATGCGAAGAGATCAAAATATAATTTTTGTTGGAATTGGAAAGAATAGTATTCACAAATTGTTGATTAAGGCTATATATGATTTACCTCTTGGAAAGGTAATTTTACCAAATCTCAATCTGGAAATTAGGGAGGAATGTTGGAAGTTTTTAAATAAAAAACATTATCAGTATTGTTTAAAAGATCTGTTAGATTATCTCGGCGTAGATAGAAGAAATGTTATTTGTTTAAACACTACGAATAGTAATATTGATTGTATTTTTGATACAACTGTTGATCTTAGTAAGATTAATGATGGCGAATGTATTAAAAATATTGAAATTATAGTTTGTAATTCGAGAGAAGAAGAAGCACAAATGACATCTCTAATTATGGAGGGTGAAGATTATGAAAATATTTCTTTATATATTTTTGACAAGTTACTTGCATCTCGTATGAGATGTTCTAGTTTAAAAAATCATTCTTATGTAACGCTTTTGCTTTATAGTGTTGAAGTTTTAAGTTCAAATTGGAACAGTGTTGCACTTCTTTCTCTTTTAAAACATAAATTAGTAACTTTTGGTTATATTGAAAAAAATTATATTCAGATTTTATCTGAATTTGAAATAGAAATATTGCGCAACTTTAGTATCAACGGTAGTAGTAGTATTATAAATATAATTAATGTTCATAAAAAATTAAAATATAAGGAAGATATATTAATTATTATTAACAAACTAAAAGTTATATTTGATTTATTACTTAATTCTGTTAATTGTCCTATTTCTCATGTAATAGCAACTCATCTACAATGTATTAGTTTACTTTCTGGGATTGACTTTTCAGAGCTAGATAATGAAATAGGTATTTTTATTCGTGCACTTTTAAGCGCATGTGAAGGTATAATGATAAAATGTTCTTTAAAATTGTATGTTCAGATTTTAACTTTCCTTTTAAAAAGGGAATTTTTTTCTACAGTAGACAGTTTAAATAGATTTAATTTATATTATAATAAAGTTATAATACTTGCTGGATTTTACGATATACCGAGTTTTCAAAATCCATTCTTAAATACTTTGACGAGAGAAAGGTTTGGTTTTCCTTCTATACAAGAAGAGCAAGGATATTTTTTATATAACTTGCATGGTTTATTTGGCGCTAGTAAGGTATACATTATAAGTTTGTTGAGCAATAGGAAATCAATTTTATTGCGACGCTTGGAAATTGTACTTCGAAAGGAATCAAAATATAGTCATAATTGGTTGAAAATGTTAAATACACCTGAGGTTATTGCACCTTGTGCTCGACCCGTTCCAAAGCCTAAGTCTGAAGTAAGGAAAGAAATAATGCAAGTGATGTCTTGTAGTGCAGTAGAAAAATTAATTCGCAATCCTTATTCATTTTATGCTGAATATATACTGAACATTAAAAAATTAAGAGACTTAAATTTTAAACCATCGATGTTGGAATTTGGTGTTATAGTTCATAGCACTCTTGAGAAATATTTACATAGTAGAGAATCACCAATGCGTATTGCGCAAGAAGTGTTTTCGTCTAGTCAGTTTACCTTTTCGAATATGTGGTTAGTGAGACTACAGAAAATAGTTCAATCTTTTATTAAGTTTAACAGAACAACTAGAAGTAATCGATTTGAATTAGAGAAGGTCTTTTTTTATCCAATATTTCATCTTGATACTGAAGTTTATACTTCTCATAATAATTTATCCAAGTATAAAATTACTTGTACAGAAAACATAGATTTGGTTGCGAAAGGAATTCTATTAACGTCAAAATGTGACAGAGTTGAATATTTACCAAACGGTAAGATAGCAATTATAGATTATAAGTTAGGTTCAATTCCTTCTGATGAGGAAATTACATCAGGATTTTTTTCTCAGTTAATTTTAGAAGCATTGACAGTAGAACATACAACAAAAATGGAAGTTTCAGAGCTTATTTATTGGAAACTAGATTTTAATGAGATAAAAGTTTTTTCTTTGAAGAATTGCAGACAAAAAATTTTGGAGTTTAAATCTGGTTTACCGAAATTTTTATTTAGTTATTTAAAAGATTCTATTCCATTTATCGCTTCTCCTTATTTTAATAGGTTTTTGGACTTTTATGTTTATAAACAATTAGAAAGGACAGGAGAGTGGTTATAA
- a CDS encoding phosphoribosylformylglycinamidine synthase produces the protein MTNIRIEILNKHKKNSNKWFVNVYSIYMSIKLSSKLYENICKLFYNETVQNCRYYFYNESLEEVKYSFIEPRAEWGLEINFLPNIVDNVGNTVKQIIKEYLISKHLSITHSSTTLKCNAKTYKLQYQNLEINEKNTKITSFDIAAKSSKLVLGNGNLPENNTIEFNPMTEYSTLIYKEKNGNFYWKKHYKKQNFISIPNNTVKTNNSQCSTNQILKNNTITATKFVNLDVSDYKLKKLSKYGINGNGTLGLSLIAMKSIKNYFKKLGRNPYDIELESLAQTWSEHCKHNIFCSPIDEIKNGLYENYIKRATHEINSNICISVFSDNAGGIIFDDNYLIVGKVETHNSPSALDPFNGAMTGVLGVNRDILGFGKGAEPIMNTYYFCFAEKEKNKFYRDKECKNKILNPKYIMKKVIHGVNVAGNCSGIPTQLGSLYFDDRFCGKPLVFVGSIGIIPRNINNTLSHIKEPKNGDIIVIIGGRVGRDGIHGATFSSKKMSGNNPLTIVQIGDPITQKKMSNFIIEARNRGLFNAITDNGAGGLSSSIGEMGKNGFEVDLSKVPLKNNNMSPWEIWISESQERMTLAVPEENLHILFQIAKKHDVEANAIGIFNNTGMSVVRFASSSPIMNIETKFLHNGNPKIHLQTKPWLKKTTTITPIFSTSTMSHQETELKEMLSRPNICSKEFIIVQYEHEVQGSSVLKQLQGKGRVCSEVIVSRPILSSKKGIVKSQGFGSSYGEIDTYHMGACAIDTAIRNYVVVGGNINHLALLDNFCWCSAYDPKRLWQLKRTAKACYDFATAFKTPFISGKDSMFNDFKGYDENGKEITISAPPSLLISAIGVIEDIENTVSLDVKMPEDLIYILGITHDELGRSEYQLYSGIHNNNVPKVNAKSAKSLYECYSFAIENGIIASAIALNLGGLAIALVKSLIAGDFGAEVDLSLVPIGKIQNKSIINEIIMFSESQSRILVTIAPQNQHKFEKLLKNKNIVFSCIGKVTEKKILNIKNILEIDLMILESSYRNTLLNNLN, from the coding sequence ATGACAAACATCAGAATAGAAATTCTAAACAAACATAAAAAAAATAGCAATAAATGGTTTGTTAATGTTTATTCAATTTATATGAGCATAAAATTATCATCAAAACTATATGAAAATATCTGTAAACTATTTTACAATGAAACTGTACAAAACTGCCGTTATTATTTTTATAATGAAAGTCTTGAAGAAGTTAAATATAGTTTCATAGAACCACGAGCTGAATGGGGTTTGGAAATAAATTTTCTACCTAACATAGTTGATAATGTAGGTAATACTGTAAAACAAATTATCAAAGAATATTTAATAAGCAAACACCTATCCATTACTCATTCCTCTACTACTTTAAAATGCAATGCTAAAACCTATAAACTCCAATATCAAAATCTTGAAATAAACGAAAAAAATACCAAAATAACTTCATTTGATATCGCGGCAAAAAGCTCAAAATTGGTCTTAGGTAATGGAAATTTACCTGAAAATAACACTATAGAATTTAATCCCATGACTGAATATAGTACACTTATATACAAAGAAAAAAATGGTAATTTCTATTGGAAAAAACACTATAAAAAACAAAATTTCATCTCTATTCCAAATAATACCGTTAAAACTAATAATTCACAATGCTCAACTAATCAAATATTAAAAAATAATACTATAACAGCTACCAAATTTGTTAACCTAGATGTAAGTGATTACAAACTCAAAAAACTTAGCAAATACGGAATTAATGGTAACGGCACTCTAGGATTATCACTTATAGCAATGAAATCCATAAAAAATTATTTTAAAAAGCTAGGTAGAAATCCATACGATATTGAACTTGAATCTCTAGCACAAACTTGGTCTGAACACTGTAAGCACAACATATTCTGTTCCCCTATCGATGAAATAAAAAATGGTCTATACGAAAATTATATTAAGCGAGCAACCCATGAAATAAATTCCAATATATGTATATCAGTTTTCTCGGACAATGCAGGAGGAATAATTTTCGACGATAATTATTTAATTGTAGGTAAGGTCGAAACTCATAATAGTCCCTCTGCTCTCGATCCGTTTAACGGAGCAATGACTGGGGTACTTGGGGTTAATCGAGATATATTAGGCTTTGGTAAGGGCGCAGAACCTATAATGAATACATATTATTTTTGCTTTGCTGAAAAAGAAAAAAATAAATTTTATAGAGATAAAGAATGTAAAAATAAAATTTTAAATCCAAAATATATTATGAAAAAAGTAATTCATGGTGTCAATGTAGCTGGCAATTGTTCTGGGATTCCAACACAACTTGGATCATTATATTTTGACGATAGATTTTGTGGAAAACCATTAGTTTTTGTTGGTAGTATTGGAATTATTCCACGTAATATAAATAATACACTCTCACACATTAAAGAACCTAAAAATGGAGATATAATTGTAATTATAGGTGGTAGGGTTGGAAGAGACGGAATCCACGGCGCAACATTTTCTTCAAAAAAGATGTCTGGAAATAATCCTTTAACAATTGTACAAATTGGTGACCCTATAACACAAAAAAAAATGTCAAATTTTATTATAGAAGCAAGAAATCGCGGTCTTTTTAATGCAATAACAGATAACGGAGCAGGAGGATTATCGTCATCTATCGGTGAAATGGGAAAAAATGGATTCGAAGTTGATTTAAGTAAGGTTCCACTTAAAAATAATAATATGTCTCCATGGGAAATATGGATATCAGAATCACAAGAAAGAATGACTTTAGCAGTACCAGAGGAAAATCTCCATATACTTTTCCAAATCGCGAAAAAACATGATGTAGAAGCAAATGCAATCGGAATATTCAACAATACTGGCATGTCTGTAGTTCGATTCGCTTCCTCTTCGCCAATAATGAACATCGAAACTAAGTTCCTACATAACGGCAATCCCAAAATACATTTACAAACAAAACCTTGGCTCAAAAAAACTACTACTATCACCCCTATATTTAGTACTAGCACAATGTCACACCAAGAAACTGAGTTAAAAGAAATGCTAAGTAGACCAAATATTTGCAGTAAAGAGTTTATAATAGTACAATATGAACACGAAGTTCAAGGCTCATCAGTATTAAAACAATTACAGGGTAAGGGAAGAGTATGCAGCGAAGTTATTGTTTCAAGACCAATTCTTTCATCAAAAAAAGGTATTGTAAAATCGCAAGGATTCGGTTCAAGTTATGGAGAAATAGATACTTATCATATGGGGGCGTGTGCAATTGATACTGCTATACGTAATTATGTAGTTGTAGGGGGGAATATAAATCATCTAGCATTACTCGATAATTTTTGTTGGTGTAGTGCCTACGATCCAAAAAGACTTTGGCAATTAAAAAGAACTGCAAAAGCCTGTTACGATTTTGCAACTGCATTTAAAACTCCATTTATATCTGGAAAAGACAGCATGTTCAATGATTTCAAGGGATACGATGAAAATGGTAAAGAGATTACTATATCTGCACCACCATCATTACTTATTTCAGCAATTGGAGTCATAGAAGATATTGAAAATACAGTATCACTTGATGTAAAAATGCCGGAAGATTTAATATATATACTCGGTATAACACATGACGAACTTGGAAGATCTGAATATCAACTATATAGTGGAATACATAATAACAATGTACCAAAAGTCAACGCAAAAAGCGCTAAAAGTTTATATGAGTGTTATAGCTTTGCAATAGAAAATGGAATAATTGCATCCGCAATTGCATTAAATCTCGGAGGATTAGCAATTGCTCTAGTAAAGTCACTAATAGCAGGAGATTTTGGTGCTGAAGTTGATCTCTCGCTAGTACCAATCGGGAAAATACAAAATAAAAGTATAATAAACGAGATAATAATGTTTTCTGAATCCCAAAGTAGAATTCTTGTTACCATTGCACCGCAAAATCAACACAAATTTGAAAAATTATTAAAAAATAAGAATATAGTTTTTTCATGTATTGGTAAAGTAACAGAAAAAAAAATATTAAATATAAAAAATATTTTAGAAATAGACTTAATGATTTTAGAGAGCAGCTACCGTAACACATTATTAAACAATCTTAATTAA